The following are encoded in a window of Bacillus sp. SORGH_AS_0510 genomic DNA:
- a CDS encoding 3-hydroxyacyl-CoA dehydrogenase/enoyl-CoA hydratase family protein gives MNQLIKKAAVLGSGVMGSGIAAHLANIGIPTLLLDIVPRELTKEEEAKGLTLQDKQVRNRISATAIQKLLKQKPAPLTAKKNLALIEAGNLEDDLVKLKDVDWVIEVVVENLKVKQQVFEKVDQFRKPGSIISSNTSGISVEAMVEGRSEDFQKHFLGTHFFNPPRYLKLLEIIPTQYTDPEILSFMKTFGEDVLGKGVVVAKDTPNFIANRIGTYGLLVTVQEMLKGGLSVGEVDSITGPLIGRAKSATFRTLDVVGLDTFYHVANNVYEKVDGHEKEVFEIPAFLKTMVEKGWLGSKSGQGFFLKKGKEILELDPNTLEYGPRKKLSTPSVELAKQEKGSGNKLKALVFANDKAGQFLWNTTKQSLVYSAKLLGEIADDIVAIDRAMKWGFGWDKGPFETWDAIGVEKSVNKMQEEGIEVPLWVTEMLEKGFSSFYIEENGETFFYHNGQYRLVEFNPKVIDLKKVKQQKGVIKKNSGASLIDIGDGVALLEFHSPNNAIGLDIVQMINFAVDEVEKNYKGLVIGNQGKNFCVGANLAMMLMEAQDDNIYELDLVVRHLHSALLKVKYSSKPIVAAPFGMTLGGGAEVCLPTAHIQASSETYMGLVEVGVGLLPGGGGNKELYIKHLENLPSGVPFDLQNVANKVFETIAMAKVSTSAEEARETNFLDSSDGISFNGDHLLYDAKQAVIALHEQGYKPRVRRKVPVVGETGYATLLLGAEAMRLSGYISEHDLKIAKKIAYVIAGGRVPFGTEVDEQYLLDLEREAFLSLIAEPKSQQRMQHMLVKGKPLRN, from the coding sequence TTGAACCAATTAATTAAGAAAGCAGCTGTCCTAGGATCAGGAGTCATGGGTTCGGGGATTGCAGCGCATCTAGCGAACATCGGAATTCCTACACTTTTATTGGATATCGTCCCACGTGAATTGACAAAAGAAGAAGAAGCAAAAGGACTCACATTACAAGATAAACAGGTGCGCAACCGAATTAGTGCGACCGCTATTCAAAAGCTGCTAAAGCAAAAGCCGGCCCCACTAACTGCAAAGAAAAACCTTGCTCTCATTGAAGCTGGTAACTTGGAAGACGATTTAGTGAAATTAAAAGACGTAGATTGGGTGATTGAAGTAGTCGTTGAGAACTTAAAGGTAAAACAGCAGGTATTTGAAAAAGTAGACCAGTTCCGTAAACCTGGAAGTATTATTAGCTCCAATACATCAGGTATTTCTGTAGAGGCAATGGTTGAAGGGCGTTCAGAAGATTTCCAAAAGCATTTCTTAGGAACCCATTTCTTTAATCCACCTCGTTATTTAAAATTACTCGAAATCATACCAACTCAGTACACTGATCCAGAAATTCTTTCCTTTATGAAAACATTTGGTGAGGATGTACTTGGAAAAGGCGTGGTTGTTGCAAAGGATACACCTAACTTTATTGCAAACCGCATCGGTACGTACGGTCTTTTAGTCACTGTTCAAGAAATGTTAAAAGGCGGTTTAAGTGTTGGAGAAGTTGATTCAATCACCGGCCCGCTGATTGGCCGCGCGAAGAGTGCAACCTTCCGTACCTTGGATGTCGTCGGTTTAGATACCTTCTATCACGTAGCCAACAATGTTTACGAAAAAGTAGATGGTCATGAGAAAGAAGTATTTGAAATTCCTGCATTTCTTAAAACAATGGTGGAAAAAGGCTGGCTTGGCAGCAAGTCCGGACAAGGGTTTTTCTTGAAAAAAGGAAAAGAAATTCTTGAGTTAGACCCAAATACCTTGGAGTACGGACCACGAAAAAAACTTTCTACTCCATCGGTTGAGCTGGCAAAACAGGAAAAAGGCTCAGGGAACAAATTGAAAGCGCTTGTTTTCGCAAATGATAAGGCTGGACAATTCTTATGGAATACCACCAAGCAATCACTCGTATACTCTGCGAAGCTTTTAGGTGAAATTGCCGATGATATCGTAGCTATTGACCGTGCAATGAAATGGGGCTTTGGTTGGGATAAAGGACCGTTTGAAACATGGGATGCGATTGGTGTTGAAAAATCAGTTAACAAGATGCAGGAAGAAGGAATCGAAGTACCTCTATGGGTGACTGAAATGTTAGAAAAGGGCTTTAGCTCCTTCTATATTGAGGAAAATGGGGAGACATTTTTCTATCACAATGGTCAATACCGCTTAGTAGAATTTAATCCGAAGGTAATAGATCTTAAAAAGGTTAAACAACAAAAAGGTGTCATTAAAAAGAACAGCGGTGCAAGCTTAATTGACATTGGCGACGGTGTTGCTCTTCTTGAATTCCATTCACCGAATAATGCCATTGGTCTTGATATCGTCCAAATGATCAATTTTGCGGTAGATGAGGTAGAGAAGAATTATAAGGGTCTTGTTATCGGTAACCAAGGTAAAAACTTCTGCGTTGGAGCAAACCTTGCCATGATGCTGATGGAAGCACAGGATGACAATATCTATGAGCTTGATTTAGTGGTTCGTCACCTCCATAGCGCGTTATTAAAAGTGAAATATAGCTCGAAGCCAATTGTTGCAGCACCATTTGGTATGACGCTTGGCGGCGGTGCAGAGGTTTGTCTTCCAACTGCACATATTCAAGCTTCATCAGAAACCTATATGGGACTTGTCGAAGTTGGTGTCGGCTTGCTTCCAGGCGGTGGAGGTAACAAAGAGCTATATATTAAGCACTTAGAAAATCTTCCAAGCGGTGTTCCGTTTGATCTGCAGAACGTTGCAAATAAAGTATTCGAAACCATTGCCATGGCTAAAGTTTCAACATCTGCGGAGGAAGCCCGCGAAACGAATTTCTTAGACTCCTCGGATGGCATCAGCTTTAATGGAGATCACCTCTTGTATGATGCAAAGCAAGCAGTTATTGCCCTACACGAGCAGGGCTATAAGCCGAGAGTTCGTAGAAAGGTTCCTGTGGTCGGTGAAACGGGTTATGCAACCCTTTTATTAGGTGCAGAAGCAATGCGTCTATCTGGCTATATCTCCGAGCATGATTTAAAAATCGCCAAAAAAATTGCCTATGTCATTGCTGGCGGAAGAGTCCCATTTGGAACGGAAGTAGATGAGCAATACCTATTAGATTTAGAAAGAGAAGCATTCTTAAGTCTAATCGCAGAGCCAAAATCACAACAGCGTATGCAGCACATGCTGGTGAAAGGTAAACCATTACGTAACTAA
- a CDS encoding acetyl-CoA C-acetyltransferase has translation MREAVIVAGARTPVGKAKKGTLAHVRPDDLGALVVRETLKRAGNYEGNIDDLIIGCAMPEAEQGNNMARNIGALAGLPHTVPAITINRFCSSGLQAVAYAAQGIMTGQIDTAIAGGAESMSMIPMMGHVVRPNIKLAETAPQYYMGMGHTAEEVAKKYGISREDQDAFAVRSHQRAAKAIAEGKFVDEIVPVDVTIRTVGHDNKLIEKTVKFSQDEGVRPETNLETLGKLRPAFSVTGSVTAGNASQTSDGAAALMVMDREKAESLGLKPLAKFRSFAVGGVPPEIMGVGPVVAIPKAVKLAGLELSDINLFELNEAFASQSLQVIRELGLNEEIVNVNGGAIALGHPLGCTGAKLTLSLIHELKRRNEQFGVVTMCIGGGMGAAGVFELL, from the coding sequence ATGAGAGAAGCGGTAATCGTGGCCGGAGCCAGAACCCCGGTAGGTAAGGCAAAGAAAGGAACGCTTGCCCATGTTCGTCCTGATGATTTGGGAGCATTGGTAGTAAGAGAAACATTAAAGCGTGCAGGTAATTATGAAGGAAATATTGACGATTTAATCATAGGATGTGCCATGCCGGAAGCAGAACAAGGCAATAACATGGCCCGTAATATCGGAGCACTTGCTGGTCTACCACACACAGTTCCTGCAATCACAATCAATCGCTTTTGTTCCTCAGGGCTACAAGCGGTTGCTTATGCAGCCCAGGGAATTATGACTGGTCAAATCGACACAGCCATCGCAGGAGGAGCGGAGTCAATGAGCATGATTCCTATGATGGGGCATGTGGTTCGACCAAACATCAAGCTTGCGGAAACGGCTCCGCAATATTATATGGGTATGGGCCATACAGCAGAAGAAGTGGCAAAGAAATATGGCATTAGCCGTGAAGACCAGGATGCTTTTGCCGTAAGAAGTCATCAACGAGCAGCCAAAGCAATTGCTGAAGGGAAATTCGTCGATGAAATCGTACCAGTGGATGTGACCATTCGTACTGTTGGACATGATAATAAACTTATTGAAAAAACAGTGAAGTTTTCACAGGATGAGGGCGTTCGTCCAGAGACAAATCTTGAAACTTTAGGTAAACTGCGCCCTGCCTTTTCTGTAACAGGATCAGTTACTGCTGGAAATGCTTCACAAACAAGTGACGGAGCTGCCGCATTGATGGTCATGGACCGTGAAAAAGCGGAATCCCTTGGTTTGAAGCCATTAGCCAAATTCAGGTCCTTTGCAGTTGGCGGTGTCCCACCTGAAATCATGGGTGTCGGCCCTGTGGTTGCTATTCCAAAAGCAGTAAAGCTTGCTGGATTAGAGTTATCTGATATTAATCTGTTCGAATTGAATGAAGCCTTCGCTTCCCAATCCTTACAAGTTATTCGTGAACTAGGCTTAAATGAAGAGATTGTGAACGTAAATGGAGGCGCAATTGCCCTTGGACATCCACTCGGATGTACAGGTGCAAAATTGACACTTTCACTAATCCACGAATTAAAGCGCAGAAATGAGCAATTCGGTGTAGTAACGATGTGTATCGGCGGCGGAATGGGAGCTGCCGGAGTATTCGAACTCTTGTAA
- a CDS encoding acyl-CoA dehydrogenase family protein, translating into MANQTEKIIKGGSFLIEDVSYNQVFTPEDFTDEHKMIAKTAEDFVENKVLPQIEHLENHEFDRTVKLLKEMGELGLLAADVPEEFDGLGLDKITSSLITEKMSKAGGFSLSYGAHVGIGSLPIVLFGNDDQKGKYLPGLASGEKLAAYALTEPGSGSDALGAKTTAKLNAEGTHYILNGEKQWITNAGFADVFVVYAKVDGEHFTAFIVEREFPGVSTGAEEKKMGIKSSSTRTLILEDVPVPVENLLGEFGKGHVIAFNILNIGRYKLAVGGVGGSKNAFEMTVKYANGRKQFKTPISQFNLTKEKFGTMASKIYAAESAVYRTIGLYEDNQGKLTDEEAKDIKKVANSIAEYAIECSLNKFFNSEVLDYVVDEGVQIHGGYGFMQEYPIERAYRDSRINRIFEGTNEINRLLVLGTYLRKAMKGELPLFQKAMALQEELMMLMPEEPGDEPLAQEKYLVKNAKKIGLLAAGLAAQKYGKAIEKEQEIFVNIADIVSNAYAMESAVLRTEKAIAKDGVEKSKQKLLYTQIFCQEAFNKIEADAKETLVAVEHGDTLRMMLSSLRKFTRHTPINVVAKKREAADVIIEAERYIV; encoded by the coding sequence ATGGCAAACCAAACAGAAAAAATTATTAAAGGCGGAAGCTTTTTAATTGAGGATGTTTCCTATAATCAGGTGTTTACACCAGAGGATTTTACAGATGAGCACAAAATGATTGCTAAAACAGCAGAGGACTTTGTGGAAAACAAAGTACTTCCACAAATTGAACACTTAGAAAACCATGAGTTTGATCGTACAGTAAAGCTTCTTAAGGAAATGGGTGAACTGGGTCTATTAGCAGCTGACGTACCAGAAGAATTTGATGGTCTAGGTCTAGATAAAATAACTTCTTCACTAATCACTGAAAAAATGTCAAAAGCGGGCGGATTCTCCCTGTCCTATGGTGCCCATGTAGGTATTGGTTCATTACCTATCGTTTTATTCGGCAATGATGATCAAAAAGGCAAATATTTACCTGGCCTTGCTTCAGGTGAAAAGCTTGCTGCCTATGCATTAACTGAGCCAGGTTCAGGTTCCGATGCCCTTGGTGCAAAAACAACAGCAAAACTAAATGCAGAAGGCACACACTATATCCTAAACGGTGAAAAGCAATGGATTACAAACGCAGGCTTTGCCGATGTATTTGTCGTGTATGCAAAAGTAGATGGCGAACACTTCACTGCATTTATTGTTGAAAGAGAATTCCCTGGCGTTTCCACAGGCGCTGAAGAGAAGAAGATGGGGATTAAGAGTTCTTCCACTCGTACCCTAATTCTAGAAGATGTTCCTGTACCGGTAGAAAACCTATTGGGTGAATTTGGTAAAGGTCATGTAATTGCCTTTAATATCTTAAATATCGGCCGCTACAAGTTAGCTGTCGGAGGTGTAGGCGGTTCTAAGAACGCCTTTGAAATGACAGTAAAATACGCAAACGGACGTAAGCAATTTAAAACGCCAATCTCTCAATTTAACTTAACAAAAGAGAAATTTGGTACAATGGCATCCAAAATTTATGCAGCAGAAAGTGCTGTTTACCGTACAATTGGCTTATATGAAGATAACCAAGGAAAGCTCACTGATGAAGAAGCGAAAGATATTAAAAAAGTAGCTAATTCTATTGCTGAGTATGCCATTGAGTGTTCATTGAATAAATTCTTTAACAGTGAAGTGCTAGATTATGTAGTAGATGAAGGCGTTCAAATCCATGGTGGTTATGGATTCATGCAGGAATATCCAATTGAGAGAGCATACCGTGATTCTCGTATTAACCGTATCTTCGAAGGTACAAACGAAATCAACCGCTTGTTAGTGCTTGGCACTTATCTCCGTAAAGCAATGAAGGGTGAGCTTCCATTATTCCAAAAGGCCATGGCCCTTCAAGAGGAACTAATGATGCTTATGCCTGAAGAGCCAGGTGATGAGCCGCTAGCACAAGAGAAATATTTAGTGAAAAATGCAAAGAAAATCGGCTTGCTTGCAGCTGGTTTAGCCGCACAAAAATATGGCAAAGCCATTGAAAAAGAGCAAGAAATCTTCGTTAACATTGCAGATATCGTATCTAATGCTTATGCTATGGAATCTGCCGTGTTACGTACAGAAAAAGCGATTGCAAAAGACGGCGTGGAAAAGAGCAAGCAAAAGCTTCTTTACACACAAATCTTCTGCCAAGAAGCATTTAATAAAATTGAGGCAGATGCAAAAGAAACACTTGTTGCCGTTGAACATGGAGATACTTTACGCATGATGCTGTCATCTCTTCGCAAATTTACTCGCCATACGCCGATCAACGTGGTAGCGAAAAAACGTGAAGCAGCAGACGTAATTATTGAAGCAGAACGTTATATTGTTTAA
- a CDS encoding arsenate reductase family protein yields MSLTFYWYPKCGTCRNAKKWLDAHHLSYEEVHIVEHPPTREQLQDLYEKSGLELKKFFNTSGMKYRELGIKDKMKTATEEELLALLASDGMLIKRPILTDGERVTVGFKEEEYEKMWL; encoded by the coding sequence TTGTCTCTTACTTTTTACTGGTATCCAAAATGCGGCACATGTCGAAACGCAAAAAAATGGCTGGATGCCCATCATCTTTCCTATGAAGAAGTACATATTGTGGAACATCCCCCAACTCGTGAGCAATTGCAGGATCTTTATGAAAAAAGTGGTCTTGAACTAAAAAAATTCTTTAATACAAGCGGTATGAAATATCGTGAATTAGGGATAAAGGATAAGATGAAGACTGCCACAGAGGAAGAACTGCTAGCATTACTCGCTTCCGATGGGATGTTAATCAAACGGCCGATTTTGACGGATGGCGAACGAGTCACCGTAGGCTTTAAAGAAGAAGAGTATGAAAAAATGTGGTTATAA
- the gcvH gene encoding glycine cleavage system protein GcvH: MSTPKELRYSEEHEWVKVEGERVRVGITDFAQHELGDIVFVELPEVGTEVSADEAFGSVESVKTVSELYAPVSGKVVEVNEDLNDSPEFVNESPYEKAWMIVIELSDSSEVEKLMTAEQYDGMIKQD, from the coding sequence ATGAGTACACCAAAAGAATTACGTTATTCAGAAGAGCACGAATGGGTAAAGGTTGAAGGGGAAAGAGTTCGCGTTGGTATCACTGATTTTGCTCAACATGAGCTAGGAGATATCGTTTTCGTTGAACTACCAGAAGTGGGTACTGAAGTATCAGCTGATGAAGCATTTGGTAGCGTAGAGTCTGTTAAAACTGTTTCTGAACTATACGCACCAGTGAGTGGAAAAGTGGTAGAAGTAAACGAAGATTTAAATGACAGCCCTGAATTCGTTAACGAATCTCCATATGAAAAAGCATGGATGATTGTAATTGAGCTTTCTGACAGCAGCGAAGTAGAAAAACTAATGACTGCTGAACAATACGATGGAATGATTAAACAAGACTAA
- a CDS encoding YusG family protein, translated as MSLKQQKVDVTDRVVGKIKNGEIELFLESTSIGKIKLPENMQYELEHHYEADQQKIYQHVTVTDQPDAKYTDCDEGGWC; from the coding sequence ATGTCATTAAAACAGCAAAAGGTAGATGTGACCGATCGGGTAGTAGGAAAAATTAAAAATGGAGAAATCGAACTTTTCTTAGAATCCACAAGCATTGGTAAGATTAAATTGCCTGAGAATATGCAATATGAACTGGAGCATCATTATGAAGCAGACCAGCAAAAAATTTATCAGCATGTAACCGTCACAGACCAACCCGATGCCAAATATACCGATTGTGACGAAGGCGGTTGGTGTTAA
- a CDS encoding toprim domain-containing protein, with protein MNDSYVDKVLIVEGKSDKNKVKSIVKEPVEIICTNGTISVSKLDELIEFLEDKDVYILVDADQAGEKLRKQFKREFPHAEHIYIDRMYREVATAPVQHLATVLLGANIDVHTEFLEMG; from the coding sequence ATGAATGATTCGTATGTTGACAAAGTTCTTATTGTCGAAGGAAAGTCAGATAAAAATAAGGTAAAAAGTATTGTAAAGGAACCGGTTGAAATCATTTGTACGAATGGAACCATCAGTGTTTCGAAGCTCGATGAATTAATTGAGTTTCTTGAAGATAAGGATGTTTACATTCTTGTTGATGCCGATCAAGCAGGTGAGAAACTCCGTAAGCAATTTAAGCGAGAATTTCCACATGCTGAACATATATATATCGATCGGATGTATCGTGAGGTCGCAACGGCACCAGTTCAGCATTTAGCGACGGTCCTTTTAGGCGCGAACATCGATGTGCATACTGAGTTTTTAGAAATGGGATAA